DNA from Stenotrophomonas acidaminiphila:
TCCGGAAGTGGGGATCGTCGGCGCCAAGACCATCTCCGCCGACGGCACGGTCACCCACGCCGGGCTGGTGCCCGGGCTGCTGTGCAGTGGCGGCCGCGCCTTCGCCGGCTCGCCGATGGACGCGCCCGGCTACATGCACCGGCTGCAGGTGGCGCAGGACTATTCGGCGGTCGCCGACAGCTGTCTGCTGGTCGGCACCGCGCTGTTCGCCGAGCTCGACGGTTTCGACCATGCCGCCTTCGCCGACGAAGGCGCCGACGTCGACCTGTGCCTGCGCGCGCGCCAGCGTGGTTACCTCACGGTATGGACGCCGCACGCGCTGCTGCTGCATTCGGTGGCGGCCGCACCGCTGCCGGCTACCGCCACCGATGCGCTGCTGGAACGCTGGCTGCCGGCGCTCGCGCACGACCCGGCCTACAACCCCAGCCTGCGGCTGGACGTGGCCGGTGGCTTCCGCCTGGGCGAATCGGACTTCTCCTGGCAACCGCTGCCGTGGCGGCCGATGCCGCGCGTGCTCGCGCACCCGGCCGACCCCTGGGGCAGCGGCCAGTACCGGGTGATCCAGCCGTTCGAGGCGCTGCGCGCCGCCGGCCATGCCGAGGGCGCGCTCTACGCCACGTTGCTGGACCCGGTCGAACAGGCCCGCATCGATCCCGACGTGGTGGTGCTGCAGCGCCGGATTTCCGACGAGGACCTGGAACGGATGCGGCGCATGCCGCGCTTCTCGAAGGCGCTCAGGATCTACGAACTGGACGACTACCTGCCGAACCTGCCGGCCAAGAGCGCGCACCGCGAACACATGCCGCGCGACATCCTGCGCACCCTGCGCCAGGCGTTCGCGCGGGTCGACCGGGTGGTGGTCTCCACCCCGGCGCTGGCCGAGGCCCTGGCCGGCCTGCACCCGGACATCCGCATTGCCGGCAACCGGCTGCCGCCGGGCTGGTGGCGCGGGCTGCCGGCGCCGCGCCGCGGCAGCGGCCCGCGTCCGCGGGTCGGCTGGGCCGGTGGCGTGGGCCATACCGGCGACCTGGAGATGGTCGCCGACGTGGTGGCCGAACTGGCACGCGAGGTGGACTGGGTGTTCTTCGGCATGTGCCCGGAACGCCTGCGCCCGCACGTGGCCGAGTTCCATCCCGGCGTCGACATCCAGGCCTACCCGCGCTACCTGGCCCGTCTCGACCTGGACCTGGCGATCGCGCCGCTCGAGCAGAACCGCTTCAACGAATGCAAGAGCAACCTGCGCCTGCTGGAGTACGGCGCCTGCGCGGTGCCGGTGGTGTGCAGCGACGTCGGTCCCTACCGCGACGACGCGCTGCCGGTGACCCGGGTGCGCAACCGCCACCGCGACTGGGTCGGGGCGATCCGCGAGCAGCTGGCCGACGCCGGCGCGCGTGCCACCGCCGGCGACGCGCTGCGCGCGGTGGTGCACCGCGACTGGATGCTGGCCGACGCCGGGCTGGCGCAGTGGCAGGCGGCCTGGCTGCCCTGAACTGCATTGCCCCCGCCCGGCGCCGGTTTCCCGGCTGCTGATGCCCGCCGCCGGGCGGCACGCCGGCGGGCTCTCCCGCGCCTCGACGGCAGCGGCCAACGGGCGGCCGGCGGTGGCGGCATCCGCCGCCCCGGGCCCGCCATCGCCCCGGCCCCTGCCGCAGCGTCACCATTCCCGGCGTCACCGACGGAAAACCGTCGCCGGGGCCGCGGCCCGCCCCGCCGTCACATGCTTCCCGCGGGTTTTCCCGCCGTTCCGGTTCCGGCACGCGACTTGCACATGAACAGGCAGTTCTCCCCTGTCCCGGAACCTTGTCGATGTCCCACTCCGTCAATTCCATCCTTTCCCAGATCCGCAGCTACCAGACCCAGGCGAGCCAGTCGTTGCCGGCCGCCGACGTCGCGCGCAGCAACGCCATCGACGGATTGGCCGGGGTCCGGCCCGCCACCGCCCCGGTGGCCAGCTTCACCGACACCCTGCAGGGCGCGCTGGCCGACGTGAATCGCGCCCAGCAGGTCTCCGGCGCGCTGGCCGCTGCGTTCGAGCGCGGCGAACCCGGCGCCGACCTGGCCAAGGTCATGGTCGCCTCCCAGCAGTCCCAGCTGGCGTTCCGCGCCACCGTGGAAGTCCGCAACCGTCTCGTCCAGGCTTACCAGGACGTGATGAACATGCCGCTGTAAGGAACCGGTCGCCATGGCACTCGCGCTGTCCAAGGATTCACTCAATTCGGAAAAGGCCGGGGCCTGGTTCGACCGGCTGCAGAGCCTGCAGATCACCCGCCGGCTGGGGTTGATGGCGATGATCGCCATTGCCGTGGCGGCCGGCCTGTTCGTGTTCTTCTGGGCGCAGAAGCCGCCGATGGCGCCGCTGTACACCGGTCTTGACCAGAAGGCGACCGCCGAGGCGACCGACCTGCTGCGCGCCGCGCAGATCCCGTTCGAGCTGGACGCGGCCACCGGCGCCATCAGCGTGCCGGAAAAGAACATCCACGACGCCCGGCTCAAGCTGGCCGGCTCCGGCCTGACCGACAGCGGCCGGCTCGGCTTCGAGCTGATGGAGCGCGACCCCGGCTTCGGCGTCAGCCAATTCATGGAAAACGCGCGCTACCAGCACGCGCTGGAAACCGAGCTGGTGCGCACCATCACCACCCTGCGTCCGGTGCGCGACGCGCGCGTGCACCTGGCCATTCCCAAGCCCAGCGCGTTCACCCGCCAGCGCGACGTCGCCAGCGCCTCGGTGGTGCTGGAACTGCGTCCGGGCCAGCAGCTGGAGCGCAACCAGGTCGATGCGATCGTGCACATGGTCGCGTCCAGCATCCCGGACCTGGCCCCGGAGCGGGTCACCGTGGTCGACCAGAGCGGGCGCATGCTGACCATCGCCGACCCCAACAGCGATGCGGCCCTGAACGCGGCGCAGTTCGACCAGGTGCGGCGCCTGGAGACCTCCTACAACCAGCGCATCCGTGAGCTGCTGGAGCCGATGACCGGCCCCGGCCGGGTCAACCCGGAAGTCAGCGTGGACATGGATTTCTCGGTCACCGAGGAAGCGCGCGAGCTGTACAACGGCGAACCGCAGAAGGTGCGCAGCGAGCAGATCAGCGAGAACACCACCACCACCCAGGGCCCGCAGGGTGTGCCCGGCGCGGCCAGCAACACCCCGCCCGGCCCCCAGGCCGCGCCGGCCACCGCCGCCACCCGAGCGAAAGCAGCAAGAACGCCACCCGCAACTACGAGCTGGACCGCACCCTGCAGCACACCCGGCAGCCCGCCGGGCGGGTCAAGCGGGTGTCGGTGGCGGTGCTGGTCGACCACGTGCCGCGTGCCGGCAGCAACGGCAAGATCAGCGACCAGGCGCTCAGCACCGCCGAGTTGACCCGGGTCGAGGCACTGGTCAAGCAGGCGGTCGGCTTCGACACCGCGCGCGGCGACACGGTATCGGTGATGAACGCGCCGTTCGTGCGCGATACCACGCCGGACGAACCGATCAAGTGGTGGGAACTGCCGCAGGTCCGCGACGGCCTGCGCCTGGTGCTGGGTGCGGTCGTGGTGCTGGCACTGCTGTTCGGCGTGCTGCGCCCGGCGCTGCGCCAGATCGCAGGCCCGCCCAAGGCGCTGCCCGGCCCGGACGAGGATCCGCTGCGCGCCGACGTGCACCTGGTGGACAACGCCGACGGCCTGCCCGGGCTGGCCAACGACCACCTGCAGCTGGGGGGCGCCGCGCCGCTGGCGTTGCCGCTGGATGCCTACGAGGAACGCCTGCGCATGGCGCGCGAGGCAGTGCGCTCCGATTCCAAGCGCGTCGCCCAGGTGGTGAAGGGATGGGTGGCCAATGACTGAGTCCGTCGTTCCCATGAATGGCGTGCAGCGCGCCGCGGTGCTGCTGCTCTCGCTGGGCGAAGCCGACGCGGCCGAGGTGCTGCGCCACATGGAGCCCAAGGAGGTGCAGAAGATCGGCATCGCCATGGCCACCCTGACCGACGTCAGCCGCGAACAGGTGCAGCAGGTCATGGACGAGTTCAGCAGCGAACTCGGCAACAAGACCTCGCTCAGCGTCGGCTCGGACGACTACATCCGCAACATGCTGGTGCAGGCGCTGGGCAACGAGAAGGCCAACAACTTGATCGACCGCATCCTGCTGGGCCGCAACACCACCGGCCTGGACACGCTGAAGTGGATGGACCCGCGCGCGGTCGCCGACCTGGTGCGCAACGAACACCCGCAGATCATCGCCATCGTCATGTCGCACCTGGAAAACGACCAGGCCGCCGAAGCGCTGAAGCTGCTGCCCGAACGCACCCGGGTCGACGTGCTGCTGCGCATCGCCACCCTGGACGGCATCCCGCCCAATGCGCTGAACGAACTCAACGAGATCATGGAGCGCCAGTTCGCCGGCAACCAGAACCTGAAGTCGTCCAACATCGGCGGCGTGCAGTGCGCGGCCAACATCCTCAACTTCATGGACGGCGGCCAGGACCAGGCGATCCTCAGTGCGATCGCGCAGGTCGACGCGCCGCTGGGCAGCCGCATCCAGGACCTGATGTTCGTGTTCGACGACCTGGTGGACCTGGACGACCGCGAGATGCAGCTGGTGCTGCGCGAAGTCAGCGGCGAGCGCCTGGGCCTGGCCCTGCGCGGCGCCGACATCAAGGTGCGCGACAAGATCACCCGCAACATGTCCCAGCGCGCCGCCGAGATCCTGCTGGAGGACATGGAGGCGCGCGGCCCGGTCAAGCTGTCCGACGTGGAGGCCGCGCAGCGCGAGATCCTGGCCATCGTCAAGCGCATGGCCGATGAGGGCACCGTCACCATCGGTGGCAATGCGGAGACCATGCTGTGAGTCCGGTCGTGCGCTGGATGGCTCCCGATCTGACCGCCGCGCTGGAACCGGCGCCGGCGCTGTCCGACGACCATTCCGGCGATGCCGCGGAACTGCCGCCGGAGCCGTTGCCGCAGCCGCCGACGCTGGAGCAGATCCAGGCCATCCAGGACGCCGCGCGCCAGGAAGGGCTGGAACAGGGACACGCCGAGGGCCATGCCGAAGGCCTCGCCCAGGGCCAGGCCGAGGTACGCCGGCTGGTGGCGCAGATCGAAGGCATCCTGGACAACTTCAGCCGCCCGCTGCTGCGCCTGGAAGGCGAAGTGGTGGCCGCGCTGGGCGAGTTGTCGGTGCGCGTGGCCGGGCAGTTGCTCGGCCGTGCCTACGAAGCCGAACCGGCGCTGCTGCAGGAGCTGGTCAACGAGGCGCTGGAAGCGGTCGGCGGCAGCAGCCGCGAGGTCGAGGTGCGCCTGCACCCGGATGACATCGCCGCGCTGGCGCCGCTGCTGAAACTGGCGCCGGGCCAGCGCCTGAGCCCGGACCCCGGCCTGAGCCGCGGCGACCTGCGCGTGCACGCCGAAAGCGTGCGCATCGACGGCACCCTCGAGGCGCGCCTGCGCGCGGCGCTGTCCACGGTGATGCGCAAGGCCGGAGCCACCCAATGAACCCCACCCACCCCGACACCGCGCCGCCCGACCGCCCGCCACCGGCGCCCGCCGCCTGGTCGGCCGCGCGCAACCTGCGCCTGGCCGCCCGGCTGGACGCCATCGACATCGAGCCGGGGCACGGCCGCGGCCTGATCCGCGAGGGCGTGCTGCGCCGCGCGGTGGGCCTGACCCTGGAAGCGGTCGGCTGCGAGGCGCCGATGGGCGCCACCTGCAAGGTCGAGGTCGACGGCGGCTGGGTCGACGCCGAGGTGGTCGGCTTCGCCAGCGACCGCACCTACCTGATGCCCAGCGCCGAACTGCACGGCCTGCTGCCCAACGCACGCGTGGTGCCGTCCTACCGGCGCGGCGGGGTGGAGGTCGGCGAAGGCCTGCTGGGCCGGGTCATCGACAGCGACGGCGTGCCGCTGGACGGCAAGGGCCCGATCCGCGCCGAAGGCAGCGCCAGCATGGCCGGGGTGTCGATCAACCCGCTCGCGCGCGAACCCATCACCCAGCCGCTGGACGTGGGCGTGCGCGCGATCAACGCGCTGCTGCCGATAGGCCGCGGCCAGCGCGTGGGCCTGTTCGCCGGCTCCGGCGTCGGCAAATCGACGCTGCTGGGAATGATGACCCGCTTCACCTCGGCCGACGTGATCGTGGTCGGGCTGATCGGCGAGCGCGGCCGCGAAGTGCGCGACTTCGTCGAGACCACCCTGGGCGAGGAAGGCCTGCGCCGGGCGGTGGTGGTGGCCGCGCCGGCCGACCGCCCGCCGCTGGCGCGCCTGCATGGCGCCTATCGCGCCACCGCGATCGCCGAGTGGTTCCGCGACCAGGGCCTGAACGTGCTGCTGCTGATGGATTCGCTGACCCGCTTCGCCCAGGCGCAGCGCGAGATCGGCCTGTCCGTCGGCGAACCGCCGACCACCCGTGGTTACCCGCCCAGCGTGTTCGCCAAGCTGCCGGCGCTGGTGGAACGCGCCGGCAACGGCGCCAAGGGACGCGGCTCGATCACCGCCTTCTATACCGTGCTCACCGAGGGCGACGACCCGCAGGACCCGATCGCCGACGCCGCCCGCGCCATCCTCGACGGCCACATCCTGCTTTCGCGCCGGGTCGCCGATTCCGGCCTGTACCCGGCCATCGACGTCGAGTCGTCGGTCAGCCGCGTGGTCCAGGACATCGCCGACGACGCCTGGCGCCTGCGCATCCGCAAGCTCAAGCGGCTGGTGGCGGCGTATTCGGCCAACCGCGACCTGATCGCCATCGGCGCCTACCAGCGCGGCAACGATGCGGCCACCGACGAAGCGCTCGAGCGCTGGCCGGAAATCCTCGAATTCCTCGGCCAGGACGTGAGCCTGGCCGCCGACCTTCCCCACAGCCTTGCCGCCCTGAAACGCCTGGTCGAAAGCGAGAACGTCCCATGAACCAATCCCGTCGCCTGGACCCCCTGCTGCGCCGTGCGCAGGACCACGAGGACGCGGTCGCCCGCGCCCTGGCCGAGCGCCAGCAGGCGCTGGACATGCACCTGTCGCGGCTGGAGGAACTGCGCCGCTACGCCGAGGAATACGCCGGCGCGCAGATGGCCGCCACCAGCCCGTCGCAGCTGATGAACCGGCGCGCGTTCCTGGACCGCCTGGACAGCGCCGTGCAGCAGCAGAGCCAGACCGTGGACCGCAACCGCGAGCGGGTCGATGCCGAGCGCGCACGCTTGCTGCTGGCCAGCCGCGACAAGCAGGTGCTGGAGCAGCTGGCGGCCAGCTACCGTGCCCGCGAAAAGCAGGTGGAAGAACGCCGCGACCAGCGCGAGATGGACGACCTGGGCGCGCGCCGTGCCCGCCAGGCCCAGCTGTCGGGCGAGGACGACAGCCCATGACGCCGCTGTCGCTGGGCGCGGCGAGCGCCAGCCAGGCGCCGGGCGCGGCTTCCCTGCCGCGCGCCGGCAGCGGCGCCGACAAGGACGCCGCTGGATTCGACGCGCTGCTGCAGGCCGCGCCGCAGCCGTCAGCGGCAGCCACGCCGCGGCCGAAACCCGCGGCCCGCCCGGCCGCGGACGACCCGGGGCGCGGGAACGCCGACCCGGCGGCCGCGCCGGCGCCGGCCGATGCCGCCGGCGGCGGCGAAACCGCCGCGGCCAGCGACGCCGGGAAACCGGCGGCCGCCGCTGAGGGCGGTGGCGACCAGGACGACAGCGACGACGACGCGCCGCAATGGCCGCCGGCCGGCCTTGCCGGGCTGTTGCCGGCAACCACGACGGCCCCGGCCGTGGCCGACGCCGTTCCGCTGGCCACCCGCGACGGCGGCGCCCTGCCCCGCTCCGGCGGCGCAGCGTCGCCGGCCGCATCCACGGCGGCTGCCGCGGTGCCGACCGCGCTGGCGCCACCGCCCGCCCCCGTCGCGGCTCCGGCGGCCACCACGGCCACGGCCATGGCCGCTGCGGCGGCGCTCGCCGCCGACGCCGAGATCCTGGCACCGTCGCTGCCCGGCGGCGACGCCGCGCCGGTGCTGCCCGGCGCCCCGGCCGGCAACGCGCCAGCGGCCACCGATCCAGGCGCCGGCGCGGCGCTGTTCGGCCCGCTGCTGCAGAACCTGGCCAGCGCGGCCGAAGCCCGTCCGGCACCGGCCTTCCCGCCGGCGCTGTCGGCGCCGGTCGACATGCAGGCAGCCGACTTCGACGACGCCATCGGCGCCCGCGTCGGCTGGCTGGCCGACCAGAAGATCGGCCATGCGCACATCCGCGTCACCCCGAACGACCTCGGGCCGGTGGAAGTGAAGCTGCAGCTGGACGGCGACCGGGTCCACGCGACCTTCTCAAGCGCGCATGCCGAGGTCCGCCAGGCGCTGGAAAGCGGCCTGCCGCGGCTGCGTGAAATGCTGGGCGAACAGGGCCTGCAGCTGGCCCAGGCCGATGTCGGCCACCGCCAGTCCGAGCCGGGTTCGTCGAACACCGGCGGCACCGGCACGGGCACGGGCCACGACGGCGAGCCGGGCGAGGCCGGCGCCCTGACCGGGCGCGATGTCCGTCCCCTGCGCCTGCGCGGCCTGCTCGACGCCTACGCCTGAGACGTAGGCGCGGCCCACGGCTGGCGCGCGCCGCGCGTCGTGGCCAGCCCCGTCAACTTTCCGTCATCGCCACCGGCACGCACTGCGGCACGCGTTTTGCATATTCAGGGACAGCAACCCTGAGGAGCACAACGTGGCAGCCGCCGCCGACAAATCCCGCAAGCCAGACACTTCCAAGGACAAGGACAAGGATGCCGCGGCCAAGCCGCGCCGTTCGCTGCTGGCGACCCTGCTGATCGCCGTGGTCGCCGCCGGCGGCGCCGGTGGCGCCGTCTGGTATTTCACCCAGGGCCGCGCCGACGCCGCGCCGTCCAAGGCCAAGGCCGCGGCCCCGGCCACGCCGGCCCCGGCGCAGTACTTCGCGCTGGACCCGGCCTTCGTGGTCAACCTCAACGGACGCGTGGACGGCCCGCGCTACCTGCAGGTCGAGGTGCAGCTGATGACCCGCGACCCGGAGGCGCTGCCGGCGCTGCAGACCCACGCCCCGGCGATCCGCGCCAAGCTGCTGATGCTGTTCTCCCAGGTCGAGCCCGAACAGATCGCCGACCGTGCCGGCAAGGAACGCCTGCAGGCCGCGGCGCTGGCCGAGGTGCAGAAGCTGATGCAGGCCGAGACCGGCAAGAAGACCGCCGACGACCTGCTGTTCACCAGCTTCGTCACCCAGTAAGGCGACGCCGATGAGCATCAACGACCTGCTGTCCCAGGATGAGATCGACGCCCTGCTGCACGGCGTCGATTCCGGCACGGTGGACACCGCCGAGCCCGAGCCGCCGCCGGGCGAGGCGCGGCCCTACGATTTCGCCAGCCAGGACCGCATCATCCGCGGGCGCATGCCCACCCTGGAGATGGTCAACGAGCGCTTCGTGCGGCTGTGGCGCATCGGCCTGTTCAACCTGATCCGGCGCTCGGCCGAGATCTCGGTGCGCGGCATCGAACTGATCAAGTTCGGCGACTACCTGCACTCGCTGTACGTACCCACCAACCTCAACCTGGTCCGCTTCAAGCCGCTGCGCGGCACCGGCCTGATCGTGTTCGAGCCGACCCTGGTGTTCGCGGTGGTGGACAATTTCTTCGGCGGCGACGGGCGCTACCACACCCGCATCGAGGGCCGCGAGTTCACCGCCACCGAGATGCGCGTGATCCAGCTGAT
Protein-coding regions in this window:
- a CDS encoding flagellar export protein FliJ, with translation MNQSRRLDPLLRRAQDHEDAVARALAERQQALDMHLSRLEELRRYAEEYAGAQMAATSPSQLMNRRAFLDRLDSAVQQQSQTVDRNRERVDAERARLLLASRDKQVLEQLAASYRAREKQVEERRDQREMDDLGARRARQAQLSGEDDSP
- a CDS encoding flagellar assembly protein FliH; translation: MAPDLTAALEPAPALSDDHSGDAAELPPEPLPQPPTLEQIQAIQDAARQEGLEQGHAEGHAEGLAQGQAEVRRLVAQIEGILDNFSRPLLRLEGEVVAALGELSVRVAGQLLGRAYEAEPALLQELVNEALEAVGGSSREVEVRLHPDDIAALAPLLKLAPGQRLSPDPGLSRGDLRVHAESVRIDGTLEARLRAALSTVMRKAGATQ
- a CDS encoding flagellar motor switch protein FliG, which gives rise to MNGVQRAAVLLLSLGEADAAEVLRHMEPKEVQKIGIAMATLTDVSREQVQQVMDEFSSELGNKTSLSVGSDDYIRNMLVQALGNEKANNLIDRILLGRNTTGLDTLKWMDPRAVADLVRNEHPQIIAIVMSHLENDQAAEALKLLPERTRVDVLLRIATLDGIPPNALNELNEIMERQFAGNQNLKSSNIGGVQCAANILNFMDGGQDQAILSAIAQVDAPLGSRIQDLMFVFDDLVDLDDREMQLVLREVSGERLGLALRGADIKVRDKITRNMSQRAAEILLEDMEARGPVKLSDVEAAQREILAIVKRMADEGTVTIGGNAETML
- a CDS encoding flagellar basal body protein FliL, whose amino-acid sequence is MAAAADKSRKPDTSKDKDKDAAAKPRRSLLATLLIAVVAAGGAGGAVWYFTQGRADAAPSKAKAAAPATPAPAQYFALDPAFVVNLNGRVDGPRYLQVEVQLMTRDPEALPALQTHAPAIRAKLLMLFSQVEPEQIADRAGKERLQAAALAEVQKLMQAETGKKTADDLLFTSFVTQ
- a CDS encoding flagellar hook-basal body complex protein FliE; translated protein: MSHSVNSILSQIRSYQTQASQSLPAADVARSNAIDGLAGVRPATAPVASFTDTLQGALADVNRAQQVSGALAAAFERGEPGADLAKVMVASQQSQLAFRATVEVRNRLVQAYQDVMNMPL
- a CDS encoding flagellum-specific ATP synthase FliI translates to MNPTHPDTAPPDRPPPAPAAWSAARNLRLAARLDAIDIEPGHGRGLIREGVLRRAVGLTLEAVGCEAPMGATCKVEVDGGWVDAEVVGFASDRTYLMPSAELHGLLPNARVVPSYRRGGVEVGEGLLGRVIDSDGVPLDGKGPIRAEGSASMAGVSINPLAREPITQPLDVGVRAINALLPIGRGQRVGLFAGSGVGKSTLLGMMTRFTSADVIVVGLIGERGREVRDFVETTLGEEGLRRAVVVAAPADRPPLARLHGAYRATAIAEWFRDQGLNVLLLMDSLTRFAQAQREIGLSVGEPPTTRGYPPSVFAKLPALVERAGNGAKGRGSITAFYTVLTEGDDPQDPIADAARAILDGHILLSRRVADSGLYPAIDVESSVSRVVQDIADDAWRLRIRKLKRLVAAYSANRDLIAIGAYQRGNDAATDEALERWPEILEFLGQDVSLAADLPHSLAALKRLVESENVP